From the Rhea pennata isolate bPtePen1 chromosome 1, bPtePen1.pri, whole genome shotgun sequence genome, the window TTTAGTGCATCTGAAATTGATGGCAGAATAACAGGTTGTCAGATAAATGATATTCGCTGTCAGATGGGAggacattttgttttaattatgtaTCTAGTCTGCTACTGATCTAAGCACAtttatgcaatatttttttatacatccaaaaaattgcttttcagaTGGATGTAATTGTAATGattttagaaatgaagaaacTAAAGTGTTTTGAGGAAATTATGACATGCTTAAGATCACTTTCCTGTATATTCATGATATTGTTAAATACTGCCTTCACAACTGTGCctaagcattattttttaaattgttacaCTGTCTTCTGTTGTAAGGCCAGCAGATGGCATATGTGTATAACACTGATAAATGTACATCTAAAACTAGAATGAGTTAGTGACATTAAAGCTTATCTGGGAGTAGAGGCtagcaaatattttccacattaATTTCATGCTCTGTTATAACCCAGCCCCAGGGGGGTTGCAGTAATAACTGCTAGAGGGAAATAAACTctattaaatttgaaaattaaaatcttaccTCAGAGATACCAGATAACAGTCAAAAGTGAGTAAAGGGGATgtaatgaaagcaaaaacattaaaaatgcaagactTCTGGATGTTGTCCCttgaaatacttctgaaaatttgtgttgcatcattattatttattatagaAAAGTTCATGTTGTATGGATTCCATAAGAAATCAAATATAATGAATGATTACACTTGCTAATAATGTTgataatttaaatgattttaaatccAGCAAGTGATGGTACTATAAAATATAATCTGTTTGTAGAATTAAATGAGGATAAAATCCAGATAAAGGATTACTTCTTGTAACTAATTTCTAGAAAGATAAATTAAGCgttatttttaacagcaaattATTTCATCATTTACAAGAGTATATCTCAGAATATTACATTTTATCAATTCCTTTTTATGCAGTATctataatttttattatgttaatcttgctttaattttttaagtcCAAGAAAAAATTCTAGGGAGGGAAGctctatttaaatattactgtttaaatattaaCTAAAACTCATCAGTGAAATTACTCTAGAGTCAGTCTACTGTCTGCATTATTCTTATGAGCTGCACTCTCCGACTTTTAATTGTCATTGCTTGCTTAATCCCTCTCTTGCTTATTGATGGGTGTGTATCAGATTGTGCAGCTTTTCCAATAACTAGCGAATGAGTATGAAGTTCCctgtttcagtatttatttctcactGAAACAAGATTAAGCTTTCTGACCTATGTAAAAGAcatggaataaaaaaatctgcagttaaATTGCTAACATTATAAACCCATCATTTCATTTGCTGAACGCTTTTagaaaagctcaggaagtgcgggttagatgagtggacagtgagatggattgagaactggctgaaaggcagagctccaagggttgtcatcagtggcacagagtatagttggaggcctgtggctagtggcgtcccccagggctcagtactgggtcccatcctgttcaacttcttcatcagtgacctggatgaggggacagagtgcctcctcagcaagtttactgatggTACCAAACTGGGAtgagtggctgacacacctgagggctgtgctgccattgagagagacctggacaggctggagagctgggcagagaggaacatcctgaggttcaacaagggcaagtgcatggtcctgcacctagggagaaataaccccaggcagcagtacaagctgggggctgtcctgctggagagcagctgtgcagagaaggacctgggagtgctggtggatgacaagttgaccacaagccagcagtgtgcccttgtggccaagaaggccaatggtctcctggggtgcattaggaagagtgttgccagcaggtggagggaggtgatcctgcccctctcctgagccctggggaggcctcatctcgagtgctgcatccatttctgggctccccagtacaagagagatgtggagctactggagagagtcgggtgtagggctacaaagatgatctgagggctggagcacctgccctgtgaggaacggctgcgagagctgggcctcttcagcctggggaagagaagactgagggagggatcttatcaatgtgtacaagtacctgaagggagggtgtcaaggggacggggccaaacacttttcagttgtcccgtgtggcaggacaggaggcaatgggcagaaattgaagcacaggaagttccgcctgaggGTGAGGgaaaatttcttcactgtgagagtgacggagcactggcacaggttgcccagagaggttgtggagtctccttctctggaggtattcaaggcccacctagctgcaaccctgtctaccatgctgtaggtgacgctgctgagtggggaggttggactagatgatctccagaggtcccttccaaccttactgattctgtgattctaggaTGCTATGATTTTGGTAGAGTAACTTAAAATTCCTACATACAGTTTAGTTACATagtgaaaagacaaaaagaaagagaacttCTTTCAAGTGTGGCACTTAATGGCTTTTAGCAATGTCTTACATTttcctctactttttttttttctcctaaaggTGGATTTGGTGTCGCAAAGAACCTGTGTTCCTGGGCAGTAGATGGCAAGAATTGTACTGTCAATGAGCTTGTGGATTCCACTCTCCGAGCTTTCCACAGTGCTAAAAAGCCAATTGGTTTGTGCTGTATATCTCCAGTCTTGGCAGCTAAAGTCTTTCCTGGTTGTGAGGTCACGGTTGGCCAAGATAAAAATGTTGATGGAAGGTGAGAAGGGAATGCACAGAGATACTTAGTGTGGGAATTAGGATTAGAAAGCAGCTGGTCTTCTGTGCAAAATCTATGACCTCTGGTATCAGTAACCATTGGTAACTTATTAgttacattttttctcattttaaactttttcacTTGCTTAATAATAGTAGGCATGAAACTATTAGGCTAGAGAAGCTGAGTATGTGAAGTCAAGTGACTTGTTATGCACTTTGATGTGGAACAATTTATCCCTGAACTCAGAAATACATTGGTCTGTGATATGTTCTGTGATACCAACATCCACAGGCacattacaattaaaaaaatgtaaagataagTACCCTTATGCCTTGCTCAAAATATCTGTCCTGATGCCACTGAAGGGAACATAAGCTCCTGCCtggctttcttctgctgtgtggGTGCCAGTGAGTGTTCATCAGTCCTGAAAGTgacagaaaaaagcaatttttatagAATCCTAGTTGGACAAACAAGCAGGTAGCCATGGgtattaagttatttttttttaaatacattcatGGTAATTGAGTATCTAGTTTTTTAACTCATATTAAATGAGATATGGGATTTGCTTACCTGATAGTTTTGAAAGCCAAGATTCATGTTGCAAAAGCAACATGAGTGGACATTTAAACCATGTCTTTGCGATTGTTTGCTCAGgattttttaacaatatttttctgatggGGCTAGTATGAAAGGAGCAGCTGAGAATAGAACCTGGCAGTCAGTGCTGCTTCAAGAGCTGTCAACTCCTGATAAAATTTTTGAGTGCAATTTTGTATCAGCAGCTACAGAACCACAGTGAGGGTTTATCTCTACCCCCTATTCCTGCCTTATcctcaggaaaaacaaaaaaccctcagtaGAATCCCAATGAAAGACCTTACAGAAAGGTGCAGGAAAAGATCTAACATTCTGCAAGTGCAGCTGGTGTCTCTCAAACTTTTGAGCATCAGTTATTGTTGCACTTAGTATCCACCTTGTAAACTTATTAAAAGATTGTTTAACAGAATTATGCCTTCAGCCATACTGTGAATATGCATTTTAGATGTTAAATCTCTTGTTTTCAAAGTTACTAGATCAGTTGCAATGGGCATAGGGGATAGGGGAAAATCTGACAGTGGAAGTCTGTTCAACTTTGTTGTCATCATCAGCTAAAAAGATCACTTAAATATTCCTGTTCTCTCATTCAAGTTATGGTGTCAGAACGTTATGGGTACAGCATCTCTTTTTATgttaattaaaatctttttatttacagatttcCTGATGCTGAAACAGCATCTGCTATAGCAGAGCTTGGATGTAAGCATGTTTGCAAAGATGTAAGTGAATCCCATGTGGATAACGTCAATAAGATAGTTACTACCTGTGCTTTCATGTGCAAGGCTCCTTTGCATGAAATTTTTGATGGAATCGGAACAATGATAGATGAAGTCCTGAAACTTGCCTGACTGGAAATGTACAAATATCTGTAAGGAAATCCATTTAGCTAAACATAAACATTTAGATTCCTTTGattgtattaataaaataatgcaactATTAAACTTcacagttctcttttttttaaatctgtagtACATCAGATGGCTATTGCAACTTGATCCTATTTTTTTCGTTTAAATTAGGAAGTGTCTGTTGAAggtattttttccctcaaaatctTAAATGTATTCAGTCTTGGTAAGACAAAATAGGAATCCTCCTTGCCCAATGGTGTTTCAGCACATCACTAATGATTATCAGCAATTGACAGTTGATGTTAGCCACATATAATTACAGGTGAGATGGCTGTAAATGAGTTTGTATACTTGCAGTATAGGTAAGTAATTCAGTTCTAcaatcagaagaggaaaaaaaattttttccttgttaagAACTTTAAGAAAGTGTAACTGATGGgctttggaaatttttttcagaacctCCTAGATAAACCAGCTTTATAAATCAAGAGCCAGAGACTTAAGTACACACACTCTCGATGTGGAAAATACACTACTTTTGCTCTATTAAATGACATAATTTGGAGTCTGGTCAGTAAAACAAATTAGCTGTATATTGTGaattttttcattcatattttagtGTTCCAAAGTTAGGTACATTTTATATATGCTAGAATACATGCTTCGATCTTACATATGTGGGCAAAAGTCACCCTGTCTTATAAGCACAGTCTCTCAAGGAATGGAGTGCCCTGTACTCCATCTAAATGCAATGGCTCTTGAAGGAACTAAAGATTATAGGAATTCACTTATCAAAGTGAGCTGGTAATACTTACTTGTACTCGAACATAATTGTTTCAGAAGTGTGTAAGAAGTGTTCTAATGCTTACAGGTCCCTGTCATAACGAATGTACTGCAGCACATGCTTTTCAGTGCCTGAATGCCtgaaggttgtggagtctccatctttagagatactcaaaagccatctggacaggtttctgggcagcctgctctaggtgacactCCTTGAGCaaggaagttggactagatcatctccagaggtgccttccaacctcaaccattctgtgattttgtgaatcAGTAGCCAAAACATGCCATCGCTAATCAGTGCTGGATGAATATGAAACTAGAGAGACAACCTGTATCTGTTGCAGTAAACAAACGGCTTGAGTGTAAACTTGAAACATAACAGAAGcagtttttattaaaacttaCAGCTGTTCACGAGAGCACGGTATATCTTTTAACAAGACTACACTAGCATCTACACATCCAGAAAATAGAACACTTACATAACCTGCCTCACCTTAAGATAGGTCTTACCTACTAGGAATAATTAACCTGGAACAGCAGCCTCAATGCACATTCGTTACCGTTACTGGTCAGCTTTGTGGACGTGCTTGGGGAAAGCGGGCCTGGATGTCTTGAAGAGGCATGGCctcaaaactgaaatatgaatACAGCAGGAAACAAATTGTGAAGAACAAACCTGTACCACAGAACAGCCAAATGAGGGAAGTAATGCTTTTATGACTAGTGGTGTAGAGTTCTCCCTCTTGTTCTGCAGCATATGTGATCAGGAAGGGCACTATTTACCTCATCAATGCAAGACCAGTCTTGATAGTGAAGTTTGAGGTGCTGCAGAGTATCATATGCTACTACTCTAtattatgtgtttattttagcaCAAATGTTAAAGCTTGATATAACAGGTGGCCTCTTCAAGGAAGCTCTGTAGCTAAAGatatggaaatatatatttgaaggTTTTTATTCTCTCTGTCCTTCTCAGTGATGTTTCTCACAAAGAGCATTTCCATACTGCTCCAGAATTTGCATCTCCCTTATGAAGTTATTTAATAGAAGCAAAATGGGTAGACTTTTTTTGGCAGAAGAGTAGGGGCATGTTTTTGTAGCATGCAAGCAGTGCTCTGCCTCTAGAGGTATAAAGATAATTGGAAGTAGACTGTGCCAGCAGAGGATATTCTGTTCAGCCTCTCTGACTGAATTGTAGACATAATCTCTAAATTATTTACTTAGTCAAAAACCACAATATTAGACTGAGCATGGCTCTTGTGTTACAGGAGTCCAATTCAAAAGTTCCTGAATCACTAAATAAGagattttcctgaattttttaTTAGCTTTGTGAATAGCGTCTAGCTGTAAGTTGGGCATACAGCTCAATGAAATGGAATGTTGTGATGGAACATTGTTCAAAGTAAATGCAGtttctctgaaagtgctttagCTGACTGTCCTGATAAAAATGTGCTTAATACAGAACAGTCCTCTACTTTTTCCAGATTATACACAGTCTCTATAATGCCTTCTGTGGCTTCTGCAGAGAGGACTACGGAGGCATTGGATTGGAATTTTTTCTCTAAGTCCTCTTTTTTCAGAGGTTTCCTCCAGTGCCCATAGAATGTATTGCAGCAGTCGCTGAACGTGTGGCCATCCTGAAGTGTAACGCTCATTTCACAGTAAAGATTCTCAAAGCTGGGCTTGTTATCAGAAGGATGCTCCAGGTGCGTTTTGCAGAGAAGCTCCCGTAAGGCTGGTCTATGAATGTTCTTGCTGTCAAAGGACTGAACTGACATGCTGCCATCCAGCAAAGCAGAGCATGCAACAAACTGGAAGGAGTGTCGAGCTTCGTGTTCTGAATCAGGGGTGGGTCTGTTCACGTATCTGACCTCTGGGACCTTGACAATGACCTTCTCAATTTTGTCAAGAGGGAGCAAGTTGTTATTGTGCTCTATGAGCTTCCTCCTAACAGAAGTTGCTGCATCAGCCACCCAGTGTGTTCCAAGGTGAGCAGGAAAGCGTTTGATGGCAACGTCTTGGTGGTCCAACAGCCAGGAATATGACTGCAAGGTTGGCAGGGTCTGCGGGCTGTAATCTGTATAAAAGGCACCCATCCCTGACTCCATGTCCAAGATCTGTCCACTTCCTTGAACACCCAGTGATGCTAAGCAAGCTGCTTCCAGTCCGTGTTTTGCTGCATTACCAATGTGGAGTGGCTTTGTTTGGGTTGCTGCATTAGCCAGTGGGGCGCCTGCATAGGAGGCAGCTATAGCCAaggcatttttgcatttcagctggTCAAGAGCTAGCAGTTTAGCACAGGCTGCTGCACTCCCCATTGTACCAACCACAGTTGGTGGGTGAAacctgagaaaacaaaatctctttcaTTACTATATTTCATAAAGTCACATGAAGTCACTGTATACACAAACTCTAATTTCCTTTCACTACAGTGAAAGTTGAGTTGGACCATAAATGAAACACTGAATATTCAAAAGTTAGTACCTAAGGGCCATCTTAGTGGAAAAAGTTGCCCCCTTTCCCTAGAAGGAGGTTAAACTGAAGCAGCATCACTTAGAACAGGTCCTCAGAAAACAGCTGAGATGTAGAACTGCTCTTAGTTAAGGCATACTGAACAGAGTAATAGGAAAAGAGTCCAGATCCTCTATAAAGTATATATACTGGGGAATGCAAGTTCTTTTATTCTGAACCAGTTTTGCAAAAGTGgtagaagaaaaacacagaaaacagcaagaagacTGAGTCTGTCCTGCACTGCAGGGCTTTTCTTCTGAGCACACCCTGTCTTTTCGGACTTTGCTTTGAGACCAGCTCCAGTGAATCCATACTACTGTGAGCTACTGCTTGTGAGTACAAGCTTGTGAGTACAAGCTACTGCTTGCAAATGATACAGATTAGGTGTATTTGTGAGAGTCTGAGACCTGTGTTGTTAAACCTTTTCCCTTTCgctgatatttttcattaatgatcCACAAAGCCTCCTCGTAGATGGATCAACGCtctcaaaaaaatctattagCTAAGCAGTAAATAGGCAAGAAAGTGTATGCATGTTTAAGACTTGCTTAAACCTTTACTAAATTTCTGGACAAATATCATAGCAAATACGATTAACTGTgccatttgtatttttactggCATTTATTTAAGTATATTAACCCTGAAAAAACTTGCACATAGTTTACTGCTTGACGTATTTTATGTACCTTTTTGGAATGTTCCTGGCTTCGCTGGAAAAGCGTAGCAACCTGCCTTGCACTTCAATTCCCACGTTGAAAGCTAAGAGCAGATCGAGGCCagagatctttttcttctgagaaaaggCCTCTGAGAGTGCAATCACAGCAGGAAGCACAGCCCCAGAAGGGTGTGTGGCCGGATGCCATGTGTCATCAAAATCCATTGAGTGCACCTAATGTAAAGAGAAACTTTGATTTGTCATCAGAAATCAACTATTTGCCTTGGCAAGACCAGATCAGTCAAATGAAAATTCTGTAATTGGTATAAAAATATTGAAGGACTtgattttgcttaaaaaagtaaaactttttttgaaaagtcattCTTCTAAGCACTTTACTCCGAACATGGGTTGGTGAGAAGTAGAAATGCAATATAAATCTTGCACTAAAGGGGCATAATTCTGATCCTAGCTGCACTAGTCTAAAATCAGTATGACACTGATACTTCTTTCCTACAATAGACTTTTGTTGCTGTAACTAGACTGATATAATTAAACCAGCAATTCTAGAGCCACCATGTGAATAAAGATATATCTATTTTCACTTCCCCAAAACAATATCTAAGTATAATGAAGTTACTTCCCCTGTGATGCAACTAATGCTGACATTAGGGCCCATACTAGTAAAATTATAGTAGTAAAAGTCTATACTTCTAACTGAAAGTTTTATTGGAATAATTTTTCTGGTGCAGACCAGCAGCATGACAACAGACACAAGCCTGCAAACGCTCATCAGACTTTAACCTGAATTTTCAGCACTGCACAACAGATCTGTTCCTTGAGCCACCAGATGCACTAAGGTTGCTGGGAGCAGGAGCAAGCTATAGTCTTAAAACTGGGATGAGCTGCTTAGCCCGTAAGGCTATCTGGAGAGGGCCCCTCTTCCCTACACCCATAGTCCAGCTGCTTTGGAAGTCTTCAGGCATTCCCAGCATGGCATATTGCTGCTCTTTTGATAGCAGACTGTTCCCTGCAGTTTAGAAAAGTATTGTTCTTGTTCGGAGTCTGCCAGAAAACCCCAAATGTCCGAAGTAATTACAAGTATCAGGAACAGCATTTTTAACAAAACCATGCCTCAAAACTAGAACTGACTTTCATGCCTAGTCACACGTGTCTTGTTTCATAGCTCTACCTGCAAGAAAGGTTGTAATGCTCCCCGGCACTCAGCTCTTGCCCTGTAATGCTGAGAATACACAATTCTGTCATACTCAGGATCAGGCTGCTGAGGAGTTTGGTTCTGaacagacagaagaaaactcAGTGCCCACCTTGAAGATCATACTAATTTAGACAGGCTTAACATATCATTTCCTTGGATGGTTGCCTTCCCTAGTTTTGTATAATTACCAAATTTGTCTATGCCACCTCTGGCATATCCATTGATTTAATTTGGTTTCAGACTAGATCCGAATTTAGGCAAAATTCTGGGCAGTCAGTTACTGCTTTACTGATAAAGTATGTATCCAAAATGTCTAATTGGCTTTTGCAAACAGCATGACTGAAAATTAAACAGTTTTGTGATATATTAGTGACagtacatatgtatatgcacatgtgtatttgtgtttttcagtAACTATACTTGGTCAGCTGAGATGAAATCTGaatcctgctgaaatcagtgcGAGCTAGATTATCTCTTTGCTGTAATGTTGCTAGATTATCTCTTGGATGTAACAAGGTTGTAACAAACTGTAGAGTCTTGCACCTTGAAAACAGCCCCAAATCTCAAATTAGTGGTAAGGAATGCTGTTGACTTAGATTGGGTATGTATTATCTCATGCTTTGAACTTGGTCTCACTGGAAGAAGGTTGAACTACACTTGAGAGAATGGTGTAGGAATATTTTGTGGTAGATCTCAGGTATAACAATAAAGTAAACTAAGATTTTAGGAGCTTTCTGTTCTCTCTATAAGGAAGATGGAATCAATTAGTGTGATTTAAGAGCAAATAAAGGAGAGTCGCTTACAGCCACTCCATTCACAAAAGCTGCATACAGAGGAGGAAGTCGGAAATCCAGGTGGCCCCATGTGGTACTGGATAAATCTGAGCTGTAGATCTGGAACAAATTGACATCAATTAACTCAAAATCCTGAACTGAAGGATAAATGTATACTGTATCTCTGATGTAACTGAGGTCAGACCATACCCCTTTGGAACCCAGCTACTCCCATTcataggaaatgaaaaaatcaatatattattttatcagAAAGTATGAAAAGAAACTCTTTTTCCTGAGGACTTATGTCAAGAGCCTAAACAGATCACAGGGAGCAGACCAGCACAATGCGCATGACCATTCAGCACCTTCACAACACCTCTGACCATTGGTGTCCCTTCTAAAAGTTCATCAGCAATTCCCTTAGGACTGTCATCATCTTACTTGGGAAGGTCTCCAGTTAAGGGTTCTGTTTCTTCCAGTTTTAGTAGACCCTGGATAAACTATATACAGCCTCTTGATGTTTGCATCCCCATACTCTAAAGGGcacccttcctttccttttgctgtgcagGCCTTTTTGCCAATGAGGAGATCTTCAGGAAATTCAATACAAGTGCATAAACTACCATAGTTTGGGAAGGGGGAGATCCCAGTTCAAAGAGACTTCTTGACACACAGTTCTGGCGCTCGAGTCCAACTAGCCAgttattacaaagaaaacaacGGCCTAAACTCCTCACTGATGCACTCTTAAATTGGAAAGACTTCTATTCAGGGTCAAATATTCCTCTTGTTGAAGTAGAATGAGACTGGAGGAGAAACATGACTTGGACAATAATTATGTTTATGGACTGTAAATAACCCAGTATTAACTTTCCATATATTTAACagtctcttatttttaaagtctagTGTTAAGCAATGTTTGCTTTGCCAATGCTTTTCATAAAATCTTGTATGTGAAAGACAGAAAGGGATTCTTAGTTAACTGTGTTCTACTTTTAGTGGAGAGTCTTAGCGTAGTTTGCTGTATAGACTTTTACTCATTCGCAGTTTAAGTAACTCAAGCAATGATGTTCCCCTCTCCCCCATGGGTACAgcactctttctctctcctcctccatcaTCAGAAGAATCTCACCATGAAAACATTCTCCCTGGTAGCCCAAACTTCTGTTGGCTTTTCATATAGCTAAACCTGAGGGTATACTACGAATACCAAACATCTTACTTTGCTGTACTGTATCACTTTGTGGTAGATCTCAGTGCCACTACCCAGAAGCCCGACTCCAAGAGTATCCAGAATCATTCGCTTGCTTCTCTGAATGACTTGGTCTGTCAAATGGTTTGCGTTCAAACCATGAATCACATTGGCAAAATTTCCTGTAATTgtctgtgagaaaaaaaagatatttagctttcccttcctttaaagaaaatattaaaaaatacaacctattttttcctttttttttgtattcaggCTTGGATTATTTCTTAGCATGCTGGTCATTTCTGTTGTCCTGTCCTTACTTATAAGAACTGCATCAGCAAATGAATTGCATCACCAAAACGGATGTTTGaattgttctccttttttttcccagaaatggCACAGTGTTacttatgttttgtttttctctcacCTGTCTCCTTCTTATCTGTTCTCTATTTCTGTTGCTTCCTCCTTGACTTGAGTCTTTAAGATGCAGACAATGTAACTTGGCAAGTTGTATAAAAGAACAGGATCAAAAAGCACCTGGCTTTCAAAAGCACCTTTTTATTGCTATTGAAATCCGTGGGAATTTGGCATTTCAGGCCAATGAAGCCATTGTCACTCAGGGAGGCAAGAATTCATCTCTATGAGTAGCAGAATAACTATCCCAAGTCTCACTGAGCTGGAGCTCACTGGGAGATGGAAGTTGGCAGCTCTACCTCTTCCCAGCAGCTTCTGGCTCACAGCGCCCACTGAATTCACATGGCTGGAATTCTAGCTTTTCTCCAAGACAAGGTCTCTCCTCTCTGAAAAGCAGTGGCTCCTTGTTACTGGCTCCTGCTGATCTGGGAattatatttctcatttttttgctttcccacTGAGCATTGATACATTATGCAAACTCAGCATGCTTCACCTTGACTGGAGCTGTTAGCAGCTACTAATACTCATATTAGAAACTAATCTAAAACTTCCCTCCTCTGATAGTTATAAACTTTCTTCTGTAGATAGGCATACATTATTTACAATAAGTCTACACATAcacttgcttttctgtgctgGCATTGCTGTAAtagctcttccctttctttggaaattgtctcttccatttctcctcttctttccctgcCCATTACTCCCCTGCATATATCCAAAGAGTGacaatatttcctttattttgctaGGTTAAGTAAGCCAAACTGTGCCACTGTTTTTAGAATACAGGTTCTTCATCCCCCTTGACTATACCAGTAGCTTTTCACTGCATTGTTTCagttggatttattttttctagcaATGGTGACTGAACTGTACTCATTATTTCAGGTAAGTTCTCACTGAGCTTTGTAGTGAAGCATCAAGACAGTTTTGAGGAACACAAGGCATTTAAAGCAGATGAATTACATATCCCATAGTGTGCTGCACACCTACAAAACATGCACAATGAAGTTACAAAAGCTTATACTGTAAATACATCTTAAAGTGCGAAGAATAAGACAATACCTTTGCCCACATCTTGGATGGATGGTGAGTGGTCCCAGAGAGAAGCAACAAATGACTGGCAACCAGGCAACAGTGAAACAGtcttttcactatttttatatgtgtttgtgtgagGTGGGGGCAAAGGACACATTAGGACCGACCTATTGCTCATCTTGTCCTGCCCActtcctcctctgcttggaaatgtttctttttcaacatTTGCAAATTTCTTGCTGACACATGTGTGATAGGACTTTGCAAGTCAGGTTCATGTGTCATGAGTTAAGCtgataaatgtgttttttagcAGATAGAAACCACGATATTAATTTGAATGTCttatagagaaaagaaatcatcagGTGTGTCAGCCTGACCTTGGGGAACTACAGTACACCATGAATAATTCTACCATGGAAAGAGCTATCAGACTATACCACTATCAGACTACAAGTATGATAAAGGCTGTTTTAACTTAATTATCCTGTTGCATTCTTTTCTCTTACTCTA encodes:
- the LOC134135501 gene encoding glutamine amidotransferase-like class 1 domain-containing protein 3, mitochondrial isoform X1 — encoded protein: MGKRVALVLAGCGVFDGSEIHEVSAALVQLSRRGAEVKIFAPNIEQRDVVNHLKGSPTGEKRNVLVESARLARGNIQDLAELKVSEFDAVIFPGGFGVAKNLCSWAVDGKNCTVNELVDSTLRAFHSAKKPIGLCCISPVLAAKVFPGCEVTVGQDKNVDGRFPDAETASAIAELGCKHVCKDVSESHVDNVNKIVTTCAFMCKAPLHEIFDGIGTMIDEVLKLA
- the ACOD1 gene encoding cis-aconitate decarboxylase, which codes for MWAKTITGNFANVIHGLNANHLTDQVIQRSKRMILDTLGVGLLGSGTEIYHKVIQYSKIYSSDLSSTTWGHLDFRLPPLYAAFVNGVAVHSMDFDDTWHPATHPSGAVLPAVIALSEAFSQKKKISGLDLLLAFNVGIEVQGRLLRFSSEARNIPKRFHPPTVVGTMGSAAACAKLLALDQLKCKNALAIAASYAGAPLANAATQTKPLHIGNAAKHGLEAACLASLGVQGSGQILDMESGMGAFYTDYSPQTLPTLQSYSWLLDHQDVAIKRFPAHLGTHWVADAATSVRRKLIEHNNNLLPLDKIEKVIVKVPEVRYVNRPTPDSEHEARHSFQFVACSALLDGSMSVQSFDSKNIHRPALRELLCKTHLEHPSDNKPSFENLYCEMSVTLQDGHTFSDCCNTFYGHWRKPLKKEDLEKKFQSNASVVLSAEATEGIIETVYNLEKVEDCSVLSTFLSGQSAKALSEKLHLL
- the LOC134135501 gene encoding glutamine amidotransferase-like class 1 domain-containing protein 3, mitochondrial isoform X2, with the translated sequence MGKRVALVLAGCGVFDGSEIHEVKIFAPNIEQRDVVNHLKGSPTGEKRNVLVESARLARGNIQDLAELKVSEFDAVIFPGGFGVAKNLCSWAVDGKNCTVNELVDSTLRAFHSAKKPIGLCCISPVLAAKVFPGCEVTVGQDKNVDGRFPDAETASAIAELGCKHVCKDVSESHVDNVNKIVTTCAFMCKAPLHEIFDGIGTMIDEVLKLA